Proteins found in one Lepeophtheirus salmonis chromosome 9, UVic_Lsal_1.4, whole genome shotgun sequence genomic segment:
- the LOC121124198 gene encoding uncharacterized protein isoform X4, with amino-acid sequence MATQKGPTGGSSVLNAETQNLTEFINSTAISEDDTFDESMKGNSKSELKDDTGLFFLPTQKFDDVNTGENDTEDNGSKNEDIIKLKFSKKASDMDDVLNDIFSQDDQSPVKYSNETPIEQVSNLSDSEPLLLSTQELLDGNDCSQISERISPVSDETKDTIDSDVLEKDNNEWEYLDSSSIVESNISQIRKSQTDNFEFSKCKNRTNSDSVNGSKEDLIDSSVEISDEKDAKSNSSEKYKHSLVNGLSILEPYLNESTSFKYFNSFVTHHVHEYKLNECSESRTLDSNSTSYQTKTSLQNMKDIPEIELKLVRSQSPQFSSTINLKEIKQKSDPSKVIKCVLNDSNQKVYDPFPLSQSLMIESAELEEGLVHVNKSSSQDAESHPRESICNEELEHNIHYFLISFLPHMVPQFNKYINECEHSFMDTDSSKNVSLKTDDMNISKRTRSSRKSRKYKFNTSHIKVEIEDNQTALDKPMNSSKNVSKVKTEFMVKDDTSIALGSVGTRRATKKKFSLISDESSSDINNSMPPKKRPNKRKSDTIDEVTVPSRRSSRLKKTDQVPNEVTSNESLKRKTLPVIKDEPKRKSIPVIKDEPKRKSIPVIKDEPKRKSIPVIKDEPKRKSIPVIKDEPKRKSIPVIKDEPKRKSIPVIKDEPIRKRCRGVGSKVNDNKIKVEPHTEKSSTKKRQSTRNDLKNKTLQKEDSTRSGSRHRFKPVLMFTGFDDTKTDTKIAKELGGTVTENINDCNLIVMDKLRRTVKMVSMVGKGVPIVDRNYLLRSKEAMYFLDPWKYLIYDEEFQRQYSFVLSSTLRQAEKKPLLSELEFYVTKSVDPRPAQLKSIIECSGGKFIRDVRKKQVDKIIIISCPKDHILYKKHIQAGFMVVSKEFLLSGLLKYELDFKTFALK; translated from the exons ATGGCGACTCAAAAAGGTCCTACTGGTGGTTCATCTGTGCTGAATGCCGAAACGCAAAATTTGACAGAATTTATCAATAGTACTGCTATTTCGGAGGATGATACCTTTGATGAAAGCATGAAGGGTAACAGTAAAAGTGAACTTAAGGATGATACTGGTTTATTCTTTCTTCCAactcaaaaatttgatgatgTGAATACTGGAGAAAATGACACAGAAGATAATGGTTCCAAAAATGAGGATATCATTAAACTGAAATTCTCCAAGAAGGCATCGGACATGGATGATGtgttgaatgatatattttctcaaGATGATCAGTCTCCAGTTAAATATTCAAACGAAACACCAATTGAACAAGTTAGCAATTTGTCGGATAGTGAACCTCTTCTTTTGTCGACTCAAGAACTCCTTGATGGGAATGATTGTTCTCAAATTTCGGAAAGAATTTCTCCTGTTAGCGATGAAACCAAAGACACAATTGACAGTGATGTATTAGAAAAAGATAACAATGAATGGGAATATTTAGACAGCTCAAGTATTGTTGAAAGTAATATTTCTCAAATCAGGAAATCTCAGactgataattttgaattttctaaatgtAAGAATAGAACTAATTCCGATAGCGTTAATGGATCAAAAGAAGATTTAATAGATTCATCCGTTGAAATTTCTGACGAAAAGGATGCTAAGTCAAATTCATCTGAAAAGTACAAACATAGCTTAGTTAATGGTCTATCTATTTTGGAACCATACCTAAATGAAAGTACatcctttaaatatttcaactcTTTTGTTACACATCATGTTCACGAGTACAAGTTAAATGAATGTAGCGAATCACGTACTTTGGATTCAAATTCGACTTCCTATCAAACAAAGACATCCCTTCAAAATATGAAGGATATTCCAGAGATTGAACTGAAGTTAGTACGTTCACAATCACCTCAATTTTCTAGTACCATTAATCTCAAAGagattaaacaaaaaagtgatCCTTCAAAGGTTATAAAATGCGTATTGAATGACTCTAATCAAAAAGTGTATGATCCTTTCCCTTTGAGCCAAAGTTTAATGATTGAAAGTGCCGAGTTGGAAGAAGGTCTGGTTCACGTAAATAAAAGTTCCTCACAGGACGCAGAAAGCCATCCTAGGGAAAGTATTTGTAATGAAGAACTTGAGcacaatattcattattttttaatctcttttCTGCCACATATGGTTCCTCAATTTAACAAGTATATTAACGAGTGTGAACATAGTTTTATGGATACTGATTCATccaaaaatgtatcattaaaaACTGACGATATGAATATATCTAAGAGAACTCGCTCCTCGaggaaaagtagaaaatataaatttaatactagCCATATTAAAGTTGAGATAGAAGATAACCAAACTGCTTTAGATAAACCCATGAATTCCagtaaaaatgtttcaaaagttaaaaCTGAATTCATGGTTAAAGATGATACTTCTATTGCCCTAGGAAGTGTTGGAACCAGAAGGGcgactaaaaaaaagttcagtttGATATCTGATGAAAGCTCAAGTGATATTAATAACTCTATGCCACCTAAAAAAAGAcctaacaaaagaaaaagtgaTACTATCGATGAAGTAACAGTTCCCAGCAGAAGATCCTCTCGACTTAAGAAAACTGATCAAGTGCCTAATGAAGTGACATCTAATGAGTCACTTAAAAGAAAAACTCTTCCAGTAATCAAGGATGAAcctaaaagaaaaagtattccaGTAATCAAGGATGAAcctaaaagaaaaagtattccaGTAATCAAGGATGAAcctaaaagaaaaagtattccaGTTATCAAGGATGAAcctaaaagaaaaagtattccaGTTATCAAGGATGAAcctaaaagaaaaagtattccaGTTATCAAGGATGAAcctaaaagaaaaagtattccaGTTATCAAGGATGAACCTATAAGAAAGAGATGTCGTGGTGTAGGTTCCaaagtaaatgataataaaataaaagttgagcCTCATACAGAAAAATCTTCAActaaaaaaagacaaagtaccaggaatgatttaaaaaataaaacccttcAAAAGGAAGATTCTACAAGAAGTGGGAGTCGTCATAGATTTAAACCCGTGTTAATGTTTACTGGATTTGACGATACAAAAACT gatacGAAAATTGCAAAAGAGCTTGGTGGCACAGTGACAGAAAACATCAACGACTGTAATTTGATTGTCATGGATAAATTACGACGCACAGTCAAAATGGTGTCTATGGTTGGCAAAGGTGTTCCAATCGTGGatcgaaattatttattacgctCAAAGGAAGCAATGTATTTTCTTG ATCCTTGGAAGTATCTCATCTACGATGAAGAATTTCAAAGACAATACTCATTTGTCTTAAGTTCTACTTTAAGGCAAGCGGAAAAGAAACCACTTCTTTCGGAATTAGAATTTTACGTCACTAAATCCGTTGACCCACGACCAGCTCAGTTgaaaa GTATAATTGAATGCTCGGGGGGAAAATTCATTAGAGATGTTCGGAAAAAACAAgtggataaaattataataatttcttgtcctaaagatcatattttatacaaaaaacatattcaagCGGGCTTTATGGTTGTTTCGAAAGAATTTCTTCTTTCaggtttattaaaatatgaattagatTTTAAGACTTTTGCATTGAAATAG